A portion of the Brienomyrus brachyistius isolate T26 unplaced genomic scaffold, BBRACH_0.4 scaffold40, whole genome shotgun sequence genome contains these proteins:
- the LOC125722577 gene encoding G-protein coupled receptor family C group 5 member B-like, with protein MAPSINLFTFLVLSLVGGSSSWDEASPCGSGSILTRPYTALCELDAVWGLVVVVAAAAAALASLILLLVVLCRLRKITEAEERSGVAPLLLLLAAIFGLCGLSLGYIAEQQESLCFARRVLRGVLLAICNTCLVFHGLRLRRLGQGAHSPSTGQLMGLAVALAVLDPEWILLATMSTCQPACEYQPLDFALATTYVLVLLLAALVGAACSLWRQQPRWRCRTMWLLITCLASVLLWVAWITFCLYGNAALGLPPTWDNRVQAVVLLAQAWLLILLHAAPEVHATLRPPSRMREANLEEGLSHL; from the coding sequence atggcaccctctatcaatctcttcaccttcctcgtcctgtccctggtggggggcagctcttcatgggacgaagcttctccttgcggatccggctccatcctgacaaggccctacacggccttgtgtgagctggatgcggtgtggggcttggtggtggtggtggcggcagcggcggcggccctcgcctcgctgatcctgctcctggtggtactgtgtcgcctgcggaagatcacagaggctgaggagcgcagcggggtggcgccgctactcctgctgctcgcagccatatttgggctttgtggcctcagcctgggatacatcgctgagcagcaagagagcctctgcttcgcccggcgtgtcctgaggggggtgttgcttgcTATCTGCAACACATGCCTCGTGTTTCATGGTCTGCGACTGCGCCGGTTGGGACAAGGTGCTCATAGCCCCAGCACAGGTCAACTGATGGGGCTGGCGGTGGCCTTGGCCGTGTTGGATCCGGAGTGGATCCTTCTAGCCACGATGTCCACGTGCCAGCCAGCCTGTGAATACCAGCCGCTGGACTTTGCGCTGGCCACCACTTAtgtgctggtcctgctcctggcagcactggtgggggcggcctgcagtctgtggaggcagcagccacggtggaggtgcaggaccatgtggctgctcatcacctgcctggcctcagtcctgctgtgggtggcctggatcaccttctgcctgtatggcaacgcggcgcttggcctgcccccaacatgggacaaccgggtacaggcagtggtgctgctggcacaagcatggctgctcatactgctgcacgctgctcctgaggtccacgccaccttacggcccccatcccgcatgagagaggccaatttagaggagggcctttctcacctgtag